One Brassica napus cultivar Da-Ae chromosome C2, Da-Ae, whole genome shotgun sequence DNA window includes the following coding sequences:
- the LOC106378370 gene encoding DNA-directed RNA polymerase III subunit 2-like produces MVLDHEDLDLMNDDNFVDKKKLSAPIKSTADKFQLVPEFLKVRGLVKQHLDSFNYFINVGIKKIVRANSRITSTLDPSIYLWFKDVYVGEPSILNVGTAEVINPHMCRLADMTYAAPIYVNIEYVHGIHGKTTISAKDKVVIGRMPIMLRSCRCVLHGKDEEELARLGECPLDPGGYFVIKGTEKVLLIQEQLSKNRIIIDSDKKGNINASVTSSSETTKSKTVIQMEKEKIYLYLHQFVKKIPIIIVLKAMGMESDQEIVQMVGRDPRFSASLLPSMEECISEGVNTRQQALDYLEAKVKRSSYGPPEKDGRALYILRELFLAHVPVRDDNYRQKCFYVGVMLRRMIEAMLNKDSMDDKDYVGNKRLELSGQLISLLFEDLFKTMTTEAIKKVDAILQKPNRASRFDFSQCLTGEKNHNISFGLERTLSTGNFDIKRFRMHRKGMTQVLTRLSFIGSLGSITKISPQFEKSRKVSGPRSLQPSQWGMLCPCDTPEGESCGLVKNLALMTHVTTDQEEGPLVAMCFKLGVTDLEVLSAEELHTPDSFLVIFNGLILGKHRRPQYFANSLRRLRRAGKIGEFVSVFINEKQHCVYVASDGGRVCRPLVIAENGESRVKQHHMKELKDGVRTFDDFIREGLIEYLDVNEENNALIALYESEAMKDVTHIEIEPFTILGVVAGLIPYPHHNQSPRNTYQCAMGKQAMGNIAYNQLNRMDSLLYLLVYPQRPLLTTRTIELVGYDKLGAGQNATVAVMSNTGYDIEDAIVMNKASLDRGFERCIVKKTVVATCQKYGNDTVDRILRPERTGPDAEKMQILDDDGIAAPGEIIRPNDVYINKQIPVDTRDNITSPPSDTQYRPAREYFKGPEGETQVVERVALCSHKNGNLCIKYNIRHTRRPELGDKFSSRHGQKGVCGTIVQQEDFPFSERGICPDLIMNPHGFPSRMTVGKMMELLGSKAGVSSGRFHYGSAFGEESGHADTVENISKTLVKHRYSYCGKELLYSGLSGEPLQTYVFMGPIYYQKLKHMVMDKMHARGSGQRVMMTRQPTEGKSKNGGLRVGEMERDCLIAYGASMLIYERLMLSSDPFEVQVCRACGLLGYYDYKLKKAVCSTCKNGDSIATLKLPYACKLLFQELQSMNVVPRLVLREM; encoded by the exons ATGGTACTCGATCACGAAGACTTAGA CTTGATGAACGATGACAACTTCGTCGACAAGAAGAAGCTTTCAGCTCCTATCAAGTCTACAGCAGATAAGTTTCAACTCGTCCCTGAGTTTCTCAAG GTGAGAGGACTTGTGAAGCAACACCTTGATTCATTCAATTACTTCATCAATGTCGGGATCAAGAAGATTGTTCGTGCGAATTCTCGTATTACGTCCACTCTCGACCCTTCCATTTACCTATG GTTTAAGGATGTCTATGTTGGTGAACCCTCTATTTTAAATGTTGGTACGGCGGAAGTAATCAATCCACACATGTGCCGACTAGCTGACATGAC GTATGCTGCTCCGATATATGTCAACATAGAATATGTTCATGGAATTCATGGAAAGACGACGATAAGTGCAAAG GATAAGGTTGTTATCGGAAGGATGCCTATTATGTTGAGGAGTTGCCGCTGTGTATTACACGGAAAAGATGAAGAGGAACTTGCAAGATTGG GTGAGTGCCCACTTGATCCTGGAGGATATTTTGTCATCAAAGGAACCGAGAAG GTGTTGTTGATACAAGAACAACTTTCTAAGAATAGGATTATTATTGATTCTGATAAAAAAGGGAA CATAAATGCATCTGTCACAAGCAGCAGTGAAACAACGAAAAGCAAAACAGTTATTCagatggagaaggagaagatatATTTGTATCTACATCAATTTGTAAAAAAG ATTCCAATAATAATCGTCCTAAAAGCTATGGGAATGGAGAGCGACCAAGAGATCGTACAGATGGTTGGAAGGGATCCCCGTTTTAGTGCATCACTTCTACCTTCTATGGAG GAGTGTATTAGTGAAGGTGTGAATACACGACAACAAGCACTGGACTATCTTGAAGCAAAG GTGAAGAGATCATCGTATGGACCACCTGAAAAG GATGGCCGAGCTCTATACATTCTGAGAGAATTATTCCTTGCACATGTACCT GTGCGTGATGACAATTATCGCCAAAAATGTTTCTATGTTGGGGTGATGTTGAGAAGAATGATTGAAGCAATGTTGAACAAAGATTCCATGGATGACAAG GACTATGTTGGTAACAAGCGGTTGGAGTTGTCTGGACAACTAATATCTCTTCTCTTTGAG GATTTGTTCAAAACGATGACCACCGAGGCCATTAAAAAAGTAGATGCTATCCTTCAAAAACCTAACCGGGCAAGCCGATTCGATTTTTCTCAA TGTCTCACTGGAGAAAAGAATCATAATATTTCTTTTGGATTAGAAAGAACTCTTTCCACGGGAAACTTTGATATTAAAAGGTTCAGAATGCATAGGAAAGGCATGACACAG GTCTTGACAAGGTTATCTTTCATTGGGAGCTTGGGGTCTATTACGAAAATTTCGCCACAGTTTGAAAAGTCCAGAAAAGTTAGTGGGCCTAGATCCTTGCAACCCAGCCAG TGGGGCATGCTCTGCCCATGTGATACCCCTGAAGGAGAATCTTGTGGGCTTGTCAAGAATTTGGCTTTAATGACTCATGTCACAACGGATCAAGAGGAAGGCCCATTGGTTGCTATG TGCTTCAAATTGGGTGTTACAGATCTGGAAGTATTGTCAGCAGAGGAGCTGCATACTCCAGACTCGTTTTTGGTCATATTTAATGGGCTAATACTTGGCAAACATAGAAGGCCACAG TACTTCGCCAATTCACTTAGAAGGCTGCGTAGAGCTGGGAAAATTGGCGAATTCGTCAGTGTATTCATAAACGAAAAGCAG CATTGTGTTTACGTTGCTTCTGATGGTGGGCGGGTGTGTCGTCCACTTGTTATAGCAGAGAATGGAGAATCAAGAGTTAAACAACACCACATGAAAGAACTAAAG GATGGTGTTCGCACTTTTGATGACTTCATTCGTGAAGGTTTGATCGAGTATCTTGATGTTAATGAGGAAAATAATGCGCTG ATTGCTTTATACGAAAGTGAAGCCATGAAAGACGTAACCCACATTGAGATTGAGCCTTTCACCATCTTAGGGGTTGTTGCTGGTCTTATCCCCTACCCTCACCATAATCAGTCGCCTAGAAATACTTACCAG TGCGCTATGGGAAAACAAGCGATGGGAAATATTGCTTACAACCAG TTAAACCGGATGGACTCTTTGCTTTACCTATTGGTGTATCCTCAACGACCCCTGTTGACAACGAGAACAATTGAATTG GTTGGATACGATAAACTTGGAGCAGGTCAAAATGCAACAGTTGCTGTGATGAGTAATACTGGGTACGATATTGAGGATGCAATTGTGATGAACAAAGCTTCCTTAGATCGTGGTTTTGAACGCTGCATTGTTAAGAAAAC AGTTGTTGCTACTTGCCAGAAGTATGGTAACGATACAGTGGACAGAATACTAAGGCCAGAAAGAACAGGTCCAGATGCTGAAAAGATGCAG ATACTGGATGATGATGGAATCGCTGCTCCAGGGGAAATTATTAGACCGAATGATgtgtatataaataaacaaatccCTGTTGACACCAGAGATAACATTACATCTCCGCCATCAGACAC TCAATATCGTCCGGCCAGAGAGTATTTTAAAGGTCCTGAAGGGGAGACACAAGTGGTCGAAAGAGTTGCTCTCTGTTCTCACAAGAACGGTAATTTATGCATAAAGTATAACATCCGACATACTCGTCGACCAGAG CTTGGAGACAAGTTCAGCAGTAGGCATGGGCAGAAAGGTGTTTGTGGTACAATCGTTCAGCAAGAAGATTTTCCATTTTCTGAACGTGGAATTTGCCCTGATTTGATCATGAATCCTCATGGGTTTCCAAG TCGTATGACAGTAGGTAAGATGATGGAACTTCTTGGAAGTAAAGCTGGGGTGTCTTCTGGTAGATTTCATTATGGTAGTGCTTTTGGAGAAGAAAGTGGTCATGCTGACACGGTTGAAAATATAAG TAAGACCCTTGTGAAGCATCGCTATTCCTACTGTGGGAAGGAGTTGTTATACTCAG GTCTCAGTGGCGAGCCATTGCAAACATACGTCTTTATGGGGCCAATATATTACCAGAAACTGAAACACATG GTCATGGACAAAATGCATGCGCGAGGGAGTGGACAGCGTGTGATGATGACAAGACAGCCAACTGAAGGGAAATCTAAAAATGGAG GTTTACGAGTGGGAGAAATGGAACGAGATTGTCTTATTGCTTATGGAGCCAGCATGTTGATCTATGAGCGTCTCATGCTCTCTAGTGATCCTTTTGAAGTTCAG GTTTGCAGAGCTTGCGGTTTATTGGGATATTACGATTACAAGCTGAAGAAGGCAGTTTGTTCAACTTGTAAAAATGGTGATAGCATTGCTACTTTGAAACTCCCTTACGCATGCAAGCTCCTTTTCCAG GAACTGCAGTCGATGAATGTTGTTCCGCGTCTTGTTCTAAGGGAAATGTAG
- the LOC125582419 gene encoding agamous-like MADS-box protein AGL62: MTVTEEFEIEKKRTEDLKQKRKNSNMPENWWEEPIEDLNLSQLTEFKCGLEKLRKTVTTEASKNFQAIVPRHNFYGGSSNNSTFGICDDHAGNIDTDLDLYNHQRMVATNTFACNLNNMMVPYHITTPFGNIGNSNIIEGFTPEYNQNPNKLCFKQEHMSECDHHSAHPPRFGHGYY; encoded by the exons ATGACA GTAACAGAAGAATTCGAAATTGAGAAAAAGAGGACTGAAGACTTAAAGCAAAAGAGGAAAAACAGTAACATGCCTGAGAATTGGTGGGAAGAACCTATAGAAGATTTGAACTTAAGCCAGCTCACTGAATTCAAATGTGGTTTGGAAAAGTTGAGAAAAACAGTGACTACTGAAGCCTCCAAGAATTTTCAAGCAATTGTTCCGCGTCATAACTTCTATGGTGGAAGTTCAAATAATTCTACTTTTGGGATTTGTGATGATCATGCAGGTAATATCGACACCGATTTAGATCTGTATAATCATCAAAGAATGGTGGCAACGAACACATTCGCTTGCAATCTCAACAACATGATGGTTCCTTATCATATTACAACACCATTTGGGAATATTGgtaatagtaatattattgaAGGGTTCACTCCAGAATACAATCAAAACCCaaacaaattatgttttaaGCAAGAACACATGTCTGAGTGTGACCACCATTCAGCTCATCCTCCTCGTTTCGGACATGGttactattaa
- the LOC111203408 gene encoding tubulin alpha-2 chain-like, producing MRECISIHIGQAGIQVGNACWELYCLEHGIQPDGQMPSDKTVGGGDDAFNTFFSETGAGKHVPRAVFVDLEPTVIDEVRTGTYRQLFHPEQLISGKEDAANNFARGHYTIGKEIVDLCLDRIRKLADNCTGLQGFLVFNAVGGGTGSGLGSLLLERLSVDYGKKSKLGFTVYPSPQVSTSVVEPYNSVLSTHSLLEHTDVSILLDNEAIYDICRRSLNIERPTYTNLNRLVSQVISSLTASLRFDGALNVDVTEFQTNLVPYPRIHFMLSSYAPVISAEKAFHEQLSVAEITNSAFEPASMMAKCDPRHGKYMACCLMYRGDVVPKDVNAAVGTIKTKRTIQFVDWCPTGFKCGINYQPPTVVPGGDLAKVQRAVCMISNSTSVAEVFSRIDHKFDLMYAKRAFVHWYVGEGMEEGEFSEAREDLAALEKDYEEVGAEGGDDEDDEGEEY from the exons ATGAGGGAGTGCATCTCGATCCACATCGGTCAAGCTGGTATCCAAGTCGGAAACGCCTGCTGGGAGCTTTACTGCCTTGAACATGGCATTCAG CCTGATGGCCAGATGCCGAGTGACAAGACCGTTGGCGGAGGTGACGACGCTTTCAACACCTTCTTCAGCGAAACCGGCGCGGGGAAGCACGTCCCACGCGCCGTCTTCGTCGACCTTGAGCCCACCGTGATCGACGAGGTCAGAACCGGTACTTACCGTCAGCTCTTCCACCCTGAGCAGCTCATCAGCGGTAAAGAAGACGCAGCTAACAACTTCGCCCGTGGCCATTACACCA TTGGGAAGGAGATTGTTGATCTGTGCTTGGACCGAATCAGAAAGCTCGCTGATAACTGCACTGGTCTCCAAGGCTTCCTCGTCTTCAACGCTGTTGGTGGAGGAACTGGGTCTGGTTTGGGGTCTCTCCTCCTTGAGAGACTCTCTGTGGACTATGGGAAAAAATCCAAGCTTGGTTTCACTGTTTACCCATCTCCACAGGTCTCTACCTCTGTCGTTGAGCCTTACAACAGTGTCCTCTCCACTCACTCGCTCTTGGAACACACTGATGTCTCTATCCTCCTCGACAATGAAGCTATCTACGACATCTGTAGACGTTCCCTAAACATCGAGAGGCCAACCTACACCAACCTCAACCGTCTCGTCTCTCAG GTTATCTCTTCCTTGACTGCTTCTCTTAGGTTCGATGGTGCATTGAACGTGGATGTCACTGAGTTCCAGACCAATCTGGTCCCATACCCAAGAATCCACTTCATGCTTTCCTCCTACGCACCAGTGATCTCTGCTGAGAAGGCCTTCCACGAGCAGCTCTCTGTTGCTGAGATCACCAACAGCGCTTTCGAGCCAGCTTCCATGATGGCCAAGTGTGACCCACGTCACGGGAAATACATGGCTTGCTGTTTGATGTACCGTGGTGATGTCGTCCCCAAGGACGTGAACGCGGCTGTCGGAACGATCAAGACCAAACGTACCATCCAGTTCGTTGACTGGTGTCCGACTGGGTTCAAGTGCGGTATCAACTACCAGCCACCGACCGTTGTCCCAGGAGGAGATCTCGCTAAGGTGCAGAGAGCTGTGTGTATGATCTCCAACTCGACGAGTGTCGCTGAGGTGTTCTCGAGGATTGATCACAAGTTCGATCTCATGTACGCGAAACGTGCGTTCGTTCACTGGTATGTCGGTGAGGGTATGGAGGAAGGAGAGTTCTCAGAGGCTCGTGAGGACCTTGCGGCGTTGGAGAAGGATTATGAGGAGGTTGGTGCTGAAGGCggtgatgatgaggatgacGAAGGCGAGGAGTACTAA